The sequence GAAGGGGGttgtttatattttctaaaagtAGAATATTTAACACTTAAAAAGGATGGGTATATTGGACAAGTATATTATACAGCTAACCATCATTTAAACAATCTCTGCATCTTGGAACACTTTTAAGTTTTCTAAGTTTAtcctttgaaattttttgtCTAATAAAACCTTTTAATAAAAGTTCTAAGTTCCGtaatgtgcttttttgtttcaaattaatttttttttacctcctaCTCCTGGTAGGAGGTCTGATTATTTGAAGGACTTTGCTTGGGagagttgaattttttttaaggccGTAGATAAAATAACACAATTTGGGCAGCTTGCTTTCAATATTACTGTGTGTTTTTCCACAGGGATCTGAGGatttctgccttccttccaTGCCTTTCATTAATAACGTTAGAGAGATGGTGAGGCAGTGGAATGACAGTttctgagcacagctgtgaaATACGAGTTTTTTCAGGAAATTGCATATgacagccatgcagagctgttTTTATTACATCAAGGGCTTTTCTGTAGCTACCCAGGTAGGAAATCCAGTCTGTGTTAGGGTGTGTTAGGGTCTGTGTTAGCTCTAATTTGAATCAGCACAGAAAGTGTGTGTTTGtaacaaaagcaaacacagtttGGAGTGAACCTTTCTCCCCAGTGCTGACCAAGTTCTCCATGCTTTTTTCTAGGTGATAAATAATGCCTGTGCAACTCAAGCCATAGTAAGTGTGCTGTTAAACTGTGCTCATCAAGACATTCATCTAGGAGAGACCTTGTcagaatttaaagaattttcccAAAGCTTTGATGCTGCGGTGAGTGAGCACTGTCTTCTGCATTTTGAGTGTCACAGTGTTACAGCTGTGGTGGTTTACAGGTGTTCTGCTACTTCCTTTCAGATGAAAGGTTTGGCACTGAGCAACTCAGAAGTGATTCGGCAAGTTCACAACAGTTTTGCCAGGTAACACATGTTTTAAATCTGGCCAAAATTTGAGCAAATCCTTTTTAATCTCAggagattttaaattttctttgcagacaACAGATGTTTGAGTTTGATGCAAAGTCTTCAGCAAAGGAAGAAGATGCCTTTCACTTTGTAAGCTATGTTCCTGTTAATGGGAGGCTATATGAGCTGGATGGCTTAAGGGAAGGACCAATTGATTTAGgtaacattttacatttttgctgAACTTCCTTTATTTTAACAGTGGCTTTTTGCACAAATTGCTCATATGTTATAGGCTcaaagcaaattatttattaaaacaaagaatATCTTAACAATTTTCTCCATGTGCTGTAGGATTGTACTTCCTTGCAGTCATTTGTATTGTTGGtctgaaaatacaattttctccGTTTCCTCCATGTCTCTGATGCTAAATAAAGAATATCTTAAAAGTTTTCTCCATGTGCTGTAGGCTTGTACTTCCTTACAGTCATTTGTATTGTTGGtctgaaaatacaattttctccGTTTCCTCCATGTCTCTGATGCTCTCTGTTCATTTAATAATGAAATGATCAGGTTCTGCAATCTCTTCCAAAACCTTGATAGTTTTGTTGCAAGAGAGAAGTTTACATGAAGGGAGAATGTATACAGCTGACTccagacactttttttttccgTTATGTGGCTTGTGTTTACATACTGccctttttcttttagataGCATTTTCCCaatggtttaaaagaaaatagttttattcTCTGTAAGATGGGCTTCTGTTTTGTAATCTTTCTTGAGATATGTGTGCCCTGTTGAGTCTTGAAAAGCTCTGCACCCTATCATGCATCTGGACTTTAGAGTCTGATACATTGTCAACAACATGTTCTACACACCATTCCCAGAGTGTTTTCCCAGATTtgggaaattttatttatgtttagGCTGAGCAAATGCTTGCTGTTTAATCTTATGTTTAGTAGCCTAGAGATACTGTACAGTCTGCATGCCTAACAGTAATAACATTTGCATGGTCACAAGATCATGAGTCTGTAAATTTACTTTAAGGTCTTGAAATTGCAAAATAGGCATTTTCAGCTTAGGAAATCACCTGTAGGTATTCTGTCATATATCTTGAAATCAAGTCCTCTATCATATATCCTTTtatagtttttctttctgcatgacTTTCTAACATTATATTGCATCTACATAGACAAAATCAAGAGTTAATATTAAACAGCTGTACCTGTCCATagtgttttcctttgctgtctACTTCAGTGTTGTCATACCCTAATTTCCCTTGTGTCATAGAGATCTTACATAACACACTTTCCCCCACCCCATTTTTTCTGTTACCAGCAAAACAAATGTCAGATGCTTATGCCCTTAAAATTTAGCTTTGTTCCATTGCTTTGGCCGCTGCATTATCTAACCACTGTTATTAATAAAGTATCTTCCACCTCCTGAAAAACCACCTGAGTCATGTCAGACTGCTGTAGCTAAGGAAAAACTTGTTACATACTCTGAAGTTGCTGTATAAGCCTGAATGAGACAAGTCGACTTTGCAATAAATTTTGCAACGATAGTGAATTTATTCCTTTGTTAAACTTTGGAAAGATGGtgaatttttccctgtttttcccaggTGCATGCCATCAGGATGACTGGATAAGTGCAGTGCGGCCCGTCATAGAGAAGCGCATACAAAAGTAAATGGTCATGATGCCTTTAAAATCTAGCACCTCACCTAAGCTTAAAAATTCCATAGTCCTAATTTCCTTCAGTTAAAGGATTTCCACTAGATTTCTAAGCAATGCATCATTTTTTTATGCATATCACTGTGTGACTTGAGAACCTGTTGCCCAACATGAGGCAAATGTGATGATAGATAAATCTCAAATGCACTTTGCTGCTGCATAATTAACCCAAGCAGGTGTCTGTATAGTGAAGAGAGATCCTACAAGTGCTCTGGAGAAGAAGATTATCTCTGTTACACAGCTGTGGATCTTTGTGAGTGAAAGCTGAGAGTGCCATGACCATGGATATTTGCCTGTGCACTTAAAATTACTAAATAGTCATTCTGTCCATACAACTGGTATTTAGAGACGAGAAGTTTTTCTTAGGAATGGCTTGTCTTAGAAATCTAAGATGGAAAAACATACTCTGGAACTTCCTTACTTCTTAATTCTGAACCCAAACTGCATTGCCAAAGTTGTTGGAAATAAAGTTGATTTAATGCcatttttagaaaacaattcTAAGTTTTTGTTTgaggacttttttctttttttctttttttttttttttttttttggttaagcaaaacagggggggggggggggggggggggggggggggggggggggggggggggggggggggggggggggggggggggggggggggggggggggggggggggggggggggggggggggggggggggggggggggggggggggggggggggggggggggggggggggggggggggggggggggggggggggggggggggggggggggggggggggggggggggggggggggggggggggggggggggggggggggggggggggggggggggggggggggggggggggggggggggggggggggggggggggggggggggggggggttttttttttttttttttttttttttttggataagCAAAACAGGACTACCAAGTTGTTTTTGGAGAATTTAACCTCCGAAAGGTCTGCTAGTCTTAATTGTTGACTGTACTTCTCACACTGTGTGGAGAACTCTCcaatattttctaaaaagtaATAGTTATGAGAAAGTAAAAACTGTGGTGTGAAGCGTCTTCTATAagttctgttgatttttttcttttttggcaatttcagtattttttttgtgaCCACAGACAGGAATAGTAAATTTTGGGGAGAGAAGGTTATTAGGAGTTACTGAATATATATTGGATAGAGTTAATTTGtgatctgattttattttattacgACATTGGATCTGTAGCACAGCTCAATTTAATAGActcatttaaaattttgtttccatgAAATGCATTCCTTaaaatgaaatggagaaaggGGCTTTATGAGTTGTCGTGTTGGtaattaattttgaaactgGGTTgtctttgctgttttgtttttcctcgTTTAGATACAGTGAAGGTGAGATAAGGTTTAACCTGATGGCTATTGTGTCTGACAGGAAGATGATATATGAGCAGAGGATTGCAGAGCTACAGCAGCAACTGGCAGAGGTAGGCCGTGGAATTTGAATTGCTAAAGTAGCTCTGTGATAGTTCTGTGAATGGCTTTACCATTCCCTGCCTTGCTCCAAATGGAGTAGCAgtaaaaaaaagcaggaagtgATTGCAAGTGATCTGTCCACCACAGTGTGGATGcactcagtgctgcagctctgagctgagcactcagcacagctttGGCCATGTCATTTTGACTTTCTGCCTTGACTCATTTGGTGTGGTGCTGAAACTGTTCTTTTCCCAGTACCTGCTTGTAACTAACTGCAGAAATTCCTGGAATATTCCTGTAATGGTAAACAAAACTGAATCTTTCTGTGATAGAAATACCCTTGAAGCaaaacttgctttaaaaaaatagtaatttaaaaatggagtAACATCatccatttaaatttttgttttgtggaagGAGGAGCCTATGGATACAGATCAAAGTAGTAATATGTTAAGTTCTATACAATCAGAAGTTGCAAAATACCAGATGTTAATTGAAGAAGAgaaccaaaaattaaaaagatataaGGTATGTagtctttgcttttctgatgaAATTATTGGAACAGTTGTAAGAAAAAGACAGCTTTTATGTGTGTATGGGAGCTTTGCAGTTAATCTGAAGGAACTGGATGGGGGCTAGAAGATGGTTCAGCTATATAATAATTCtgttaatgcttttaaattatttttagattgAAAATATTAGAAGGAAACATAACTACCTGCCTTTCATCATGGAATTGTTAAAGACTCTAGCAGAGCACCAGCAATTAATACCATTAGTAGAAAAAGTGAGTATTTCCTAGCTGATAGTACATTACCATAATTTTTCATAccttctcttttaaataaacaagCCCATGGCATTTATTCTTCCAAGATCttgggccagggcagctccccaTGCTCCTGTGGCAGCCTTGGCACATcactgggaattccatccttcccttttccctcctcctgtgcTCATTTACTGCCTTGGGTTTCCCCCTTTCTAAGGTAATTAGCCATTAACATTGATTTACTGCCAAGGTTTGTATTAACACTTCAATAAATAAGCGTGTCTGCCACTTTGGCAAGGTTTTTAAACTGGTCAGGTACTTGAATTGtactcagctctgtgctggtgtgcACTTGTGCTTGAGTACCAGAGGCAGGATCTCTGATTTTGTACTCAATGAGAAAGGATCTCTGAAttatataatgaaaaaagaGCTGTGTATTATTTAATGAGTACATTCTTTAGCTGAATTTGTTTAGGAAGGTAAATTTGCAGGCTGGTAGTTTTTTAAGAGAGTAATTTAGAGAGTTCTAATCCAGTTTCATGTTAACAGAAGTCATTTGTAACACCCATCAAGCTGCTTTCACAAGTAAATTACCAGTGAACTGGTGGTAACAGACCTTAATTCTCAATCACTGAATTAGATACTTTTGTGTTCAATAATAAGTGGTAACAAGCAGTATTTAGAATTAAGCAGATTCAGAATTAACTAATGTTTTGATAGAAAGTTGTTGGCCAGTGTTGCTTCTGAGCTGCCCCTCTTTTTGCCCAATCTGTTTCCTAAGTAAGTGCATAAGGAAGAAGGTGCCAGTTCCCTGTCAATTTGAACTATTTATGATTGATATAAGTTACGAGAATATCTGCAAATCTTTTGAGAGGAacttttgtgggttttttttctacctATTAGAAAGATCTAAACCACTAAGATCTTGGGTCATTTCACTTCAGTTTTGATAATCTCTATGTCTAAGTGTGGTGTTTTCTTGTGACATAAAATGTTTCCATTAGAAAGAGTTTTTTCTATGTTAAATGAAATTCGTATGGAGATACGAGAAATTAAggtttaaattatatttttaaaatagtgctTTCCCCCTACAGAAGTTACCTAATCTCAGTTTcttttgcataatttatttaaatctgtatttattctTAAAAGGTTTTATATACTAACCTAGTAAAATAGTAGTAGGATGCTTCTGAAGGGTccaaatttacatttaaatttttctttttccagcatatttttaatattcagaaaTTTAATGGGTAGCCATTCAAAGCTCCAGGATAATCTTCATCTTATCAAAGCTTGACATCATCTCTCCTTGTTTCCtaggcaaaagaaaaacagaatgcCAAGAAAGCTCAGGAGGCCAAATGAAGATGACTTTGCAAAACACATACAGTTACTTGCTTCTGATACTATTTTCATGAcaacaaataaaacttttcatAAACTTCAATTTTTGTCCAGTGCACGTTTACCAGTTGTAATGGTTTGTCTTGTACTGTTTGCATGGGTCTGACTCTTCCTTCCCTGCATCTTGTGCATGTAGTACTGCTGAGCAATGTTTAGGTTCTCCTGGTCACATTCAGTATTTAACAGTCTGTCTGATTGCTGAAAGCTTGGGAAGTGGACTCAGAAATGTGCAAGGAAAATGTCCCCATTTTGTCCCACTTGAACTTGAAAATGATACAAATGCCAGAGGTTTAAGTACAAGCATGAGCTTTCTTTGCTCATCCCTACTAACAGTTACAATCCTTTCCAGTTGTTTGGTGACATAG comes from Ficedula albicollis isolate OC2 chromosome 8, FicAlb1.5, whole genome shotgun sequence and encodes:
- the UCHL5 gene encoding ubiquitin carboxyl-terminal hydrolase isozyme L5, producing MPEEHFPAAAQQRIPAELRPRLSVSTKTINTRNATAAPGSAPRAPHAQALPGAAPAASPHSPRIPGPARDPAPRTPLPPRPGKRHLPARPGGCRGAQVEEIWSLEPENFEKLKPVHGLIFLFKWQPGEEPAGSVVQDSRLDTIFFAKQVINNACATQAIVSVLLNCAHQDIHLGETLSEFKEFSQSFDAAMKGLALSNSEVIRQVHNSFARQQMFEFDAKSSAKEEDAFHFVSYVPVNGRLYELDGLREGPIDLGACHQDDWISAVRPVIEKRIQKYSEGEIRFNLMAIVSDRKMIYEQRIAELQQQLAEEEPMDTDQSSNMLSSIQSEVAKYQMLIEEENQKLKRYKIENIRRKHNYLPFIMELLKTLAEHQQLIPLVEKAKEKQNAKKAQEAK